The region AAAACTGGCCGGTTGTACTTGTGATGGCCGTCCTATAAAGAGAATCACCTAATGCGCTTTGGTGAGTACCGTTATTTGTATGATCGGATAATGCATTTCCTCTATATAATAATCTTGTTGCCGCATTACGAGTATTAGAATTAAATAATGAGGCGGAGGCGTAAGCATTAATAGAATATGTGCCACTTAGACCATTAGGGCTTAAATCCCAGAACCCAGTATTAAAGCGATCTGTAACGGTTGCAGTTCCGTCCGAAAGATCCGCTTGAGACCAAGCAGGATCAGTCTCGTCAAAAATGGCAATTAAAGTTCCTGTTATTGTAATGGCACTAAAATTTAGCAGGATGCCATAATCATTGGAGTTTGTTTGGATTGGATACAAATAGTTTTTATTAGTTGTTGCCACCCATCTTTCAAACGAACCACTAATAAAACCGGAGCTGTGTGAAAGAGTACCTTCGTTTACAGCATCCGTGCCTAGCTCTAAAGTTTTGGTGGAAGCAACTGAAATATTTCCACTTGTCATTGTTAGCACGTTGCTTACTGTTACATCTTCGTTTACTTGTAATTCACCAGCTGACTTATTAAGGGTAAGATTGTAAAATGTCTGTGCGTTATTAATAACACCTGTACTAGCTCCATCGAAAGTAATTGTATTGTTGTACCCATTAAAAGTAGCACCTTGATTATCCCAGTCACCACCAACATTAATGTCGAAATTGCTTAATACGTCCGCATCTAATGTTCCTGTTATTATCGTTAAATCATTTAGAACAACGAGACTACCAACCATTTGAGCAGTATTACCACCCATGTCGATAGACAAGTTGTAGTAACTAGTTGTATAAATATCTTTATCTGCATTCCTATAAACAACAGTGTTGCCTGTGGCTGTAGCAACGATAACGCCTTTTTGATCGCCTTTAAATAGTGTTTGCCTAATAAGTAATGTTGAATTAGTACTGTTGGTCCAAACAGAAGAGTTGTCAGCTCCCTTTATCGTTTTGCATTCGATGTAGCCATTATTGGTTATTTCCGTACCGATTTTCATATCGAATTTAACCTTATTCATTGCCAGTACAGCGGAAGATGAAATGGTCACGGGACTAACTTCAAGACGAATTGTGCCCTTGTCTGTAACAGTTCCAGTGCCATCGATTACAGCATTTGCACCGTACATAAAAATCTTCCCACCTCCAGTCCAGTCGCCGTTAAAAGTTAAGTTTCCGAATGCTAGAAGATCGTTTTTGCCATCGTCTAGTTCTCCACTTGTAATAGTTAAACTATTGCAAGATTCATCTTGAGTCATAGTAATTACATCGCCATTGTCAATAATAACGTCGTCTCCAGAACCAGGTATTTGGGCAGGTGTCCAAGATCCTGTGTTGTCCCAGTTTCCATCACCGTTTGAAGTGATTGTTGTTGCAACAAGGTTTGTAATCGAAATAAATAGAATGAAAAATGAAGAGTAAAAAAACTTAATCAAGTTGATTTTGATAATAGGTTTAGACAAACTGGTAGCGCAGCATTAGTGTAATTTACGTATTAGTTAGCTTTTAATATGCCGTTGTAATCTTTATTCGATGAATAGTGATGTAGAGGGGATGAAATGCGGATAAATGGTGGTTAAAGAATAGTAATTAAGAGGTAACTGGGAAAATATTCTTTACCGGTCTTGCAAAGCCATGAATATATGTTGTTGAAATAAGAAAAATATCCCATAGCAGAAGGTTCAAATAAATAACCCATTGTTGAGAAAATTGAAATTAAAAGGAGAGGAGAAAGAAGTTATTTATGCGCGGTTGCCATCAGGACCTTCATCTCTTGGGTGTGCTATGATAACTCTTAAATTTCTGCCATCGATGTCTTTGCCATCAAGTTCAGACACTGCTGTTTCTTCTACACTGGCATTGTCCATATCAACAAAACCAAATCCTTTTGATCTTCCATTGAATTTGTTTACAATGATTTTTGCTGACTGCACAGCACCGTGCTCTCCAAAAATTTTCTGCAAATCTTCTTCAGTCATGGAATAAGGGATGTTTCCCACGTAAATTGTCATAGCTTCTTGTTTTTTTCCTGTATAATGATAGTAAATTTAATATTTTATAGACCTTATCCAAATAATATTAGTTCCAAAAAAGGATTGTGGCAGATAAGTAAGACAGTTACAAACTGTTGATTATGATTAATTTATAATCGATTTGCATGTTAAATGCGATGAATTGCCAGTAAATAGTAGCTTTTGAACTATTTATATTTATCAAAGTTTACTTCTTGGGTGAAAGGATAGGATGGCATCTCTTAAATACTCTCGATCTAAATGTGTATATATTTCTGTGGTTGTGATCGATTCGTGCCCTAGCATTTCTTGAATTGCTCTTAGGTCAGCACCACCTTCAATTAAATGAGTTGCAAAGGAATGCCTAAATGTATGTGGACTTATTTTTTTTTGGATTCCAATTTTAGTGGCCAGTTCTTTTATTATTAGGAATATCATTACACGTGTAAGTCCAGCCCCTCGGCGATTTAAAAAAAGAATATCCTCATTTCCTGGTTTGACTTTAGCGTGTGATCTTATTTCTAGAATATATTGTTTGATAAGCTTACTAGCCACACTTCCCATTGGTACAAGCCTTTCTTTGTCGCCTTTGCCTGTTACCTTTATGAAACCAGAATCGAATGAGATATTTGTGATTTTTATATTAACCAGTTCTGATACACGTAGACCACAACTATAGAGGGTTTCTAAAATTGTTTTATTTCGTTCTCCTTCTGGTTTGCTTAAATCAATGGCTCCAATAATGTCATTTATTTCTTCAATAGCCAGTACTTCTGGAAGCTTTCGTGGAAGCTTAGGAGATTCAATTAATAGAGTAGGGTTGATTTCTATCAGATCTTCTAGAATCAGGAATTTATAGAATGCTTTAATGCCAGAAATTAAGCGAGCCTGACTTTTAGCACTCATTCCTAAATTATTTATCCAATTCAGAAATCCTTGTAAGTGCTTTAATTCAACGCGTTCAGGAGTTAAGTTTAGGTTTGCATGATCTATATATTGTGTAAATTTATTTATGTCCAATAGGTATGCTTCAACCGTACTAGGTGAAACTGATTTTTCTAGTTTTAGGTAAGCTTTAAACCCAATAATCGAACTTTTCCAATCCATAAATTAACGCCAGCAGAAATTTATCTAATTTTAGCATTAGAAAAATAGCAACTTTTATGAAGATATCGATTATAAATGGACCGAATTTAAACTTACTTGGGAAACGAGAAAAGTCAATATATGGAGA is a window of Flavobacteriales bacterium DNA encoding:
- a CDS encoding RNA-binding protein; translated protein: MTIYVGNIPYSMTEEDLQKIFGEHGAVQSAKIIVNKFNGRSKGFGFVDMDNASVEETAVSELDGKDIDGRNLRVIIAHPRDEGPDGNRA
- the xerD gene encoding site-specific tyrosine recombinase XerD, with the protein product MDWKSSIIGFKAYLKLEKSVSPSTVEAYLLDINKFTQYIDHANLNLTPERVELKHLQGFLNWINNLGMSAKSQARLISGIKAFYKFLILEDLIEINPTLLIESPKLPRKLPEVLAIEEINDIIGAIDLSKPEGERNKTILETLYSCGLRVSELVNIKITNISFDSGFIKVTGKGDKERLVPMGSVASKLIKQYILEIRSHAKVKPGNEDILFLNRRGAGLTRVMIFLIIKELATKIGIQKKISPHTFRHSFATHLIEGGADLRAIQEMLGHESITTTEIYTHLDREYLRDAILSFHPRSKL